AATCCTTCTCCTTATCCCTGTAAAAAATTTCACTTAAAATTTTACCTATCTCAACAAAATCAGAGTTATGCTCCATTTCAATATGATTTGCGAAAAACCAAAGCTGTCTCTTGCAATGAAAATAATAATTCACCATCACCCCGGTTATTCTCGGATTCTCGTATATCATCTCATTCAAGTATGTTTGTTTCAAATTCATCTGTCAGAAGCCCTAACTCCTCATCATACATAGCCCTACAAAATAATGTTTTGCTATGCTCATAAATTTGACCGTTCTTACGAAGCTTAAAAAACTGAACAAACGCAAGCGGTAAGAAATATCTTATCGCCTCAAAATATCTTTTCTCTTCAATCAACTTAACATATTCTTCCTCATAAACATAAGGCACAACCTCAACAGATTTGACCAATCTGTAAAAATCATCTTCATTCACTTTATTATTTAACATCGGTAATACACTCCCCCTCAATCTTTTAAAACTCTCCACTGTATCGTTAAAAATTTTCCTTTGTTTCTCGCTAAACCCATCACAATAAACTCTCTCAACAAGATCAATGACATCAAATTCGCTAATCTTTCTTATCCCTTCAAGTTCCTTTTTCGTCCTCTCAATCAATTCTTTATCATAAATTTTTTTATCCTCATCTTGATATTGGCAAAACACAAAAACATCAGCTGAAGACAACCTCCCCCGTCTATTAACACGACCAGCCCTTTGAATTAATCTATCAATCGGGGCTATGTCGGTGAATAAAACATCAAAATCAATGTCAAGTGAGACCTCAATAGCTTGAGTCCCAACGAGAAGTTGAGCCTTTCTTAAATCTCTTTCAATTTTCTCTCTGTCTATCAATGCGAACCTTGAATGTATAAGTTTAGCTCCTCCGATCGCATCACCCTTTAACTGTCCGTAAATTTCCTGTGCTCTTTTGACAGTATTACACACAACCAAAACTCTTTTCCCGCTTGAAATCTCCCGCTTTATCCTGTCAAGACCATTAAGTATGAAATCATCAATTAAATTTATCGTGTGCCTTGAAACCGACCTTAAATTTTCTTCACTTGCCATCACAATTGAACTAGCTATTGGTTCAAAAATTTCCCTCAAAAACTTTGGAAATGTAGCAGACATAATCAGAACATCAACCCCGAAGTCCTTTTTTAAAATCTTCAATGTTTCAGAAAGAAGAGCTATCGTCCTCGCATCATAAGAATGAACCTCATCAACTATGACAAGCCCATCAACTATTTCGGCTAAACGCATTTCAAATCCTGAAACTCCAAATGCCTCCTTTATGAGCTGAAGATGAGTCATTATCTTAAATTGTGAATAAATTTTTTTGTTAAGGTCAATGAACGCAAGCGAAAACTTTTTTGCCTCCTCCGGAGAGTAACCCCTATCCCTGAAACTTTGATAAATAAAATACCCCGCTCTGTGATGTCTCATTCCAACTAATCCTTCCCCAAAATAATTCACAAACCTTTTGAACATATCATTTATGCTCGCAGTGTAAGGCAAAATATAAAACACCCTCCTTGTGAAATTCTCATTCTGATTTCTTTCAACCCAAAAAAGAGACGCCTCCGTTTTACCATAACCAGTCGGCGCTATCAAAATTAAACTTCCTTCCTTACGACCCGCTTCA
The Candidatus Thermokryptus mobilis genome window above contains:
- the cas3 gene encoding CRISPR-associated helicase Cas3', which codes for MWKILAKTSPEKTLYDHIVDVLGVLSQLIKIYPRVPDRVGFPEFWDYVFYALYLHDFGKAAEGFQRSLSEGKKWGYRHEILSAGFVSLLDYDDEIKKIIALGIVSHHWELDNLKERYSTLVDGKPGVENYQNALIELEDNFGELVQLMKMIPDLSKRFIGKELGNFNLPSSVDELIDVFKFAIKWYLRLCDDGLDDRMRNALILMRGFVLNCDHIASAGDIKIPLLERKISEIIKFNFFRDVQIEAGRKEGSLILIAPTGYGKTEASLFWVERNQNENFTRRVFYILPYTASINDMFKRFVNYFGEGLVGMRHHRAGYFIYQSFRDRGYSPEEAKKFSLAFIDLNKKIYSQFKIMTHLQLIKEAFGVSGFEMRLAEIVDGLVIVDEVHSYDARTIALLSETLKILKKDFGVDVLIMSATFPKFLREIFEPIASSIVMASEENLRSVSRHTINLIDDFILNGLDRIKREISSGKRVLVVCNTVKRAQEIYGQLKGDAIGGAKLIHSRFALIDREKIERDLRKAQLLVGTQAIEVSLDIDFDVLFTDIAPIDRLIQRAGRVNRRGRLSSADVFVFCQYQDEDKKIYDKELIERTKKELEGIRKISEFDVIDLVERVYCDGFSEKQRKIFNDTVESFKRLRGSVLPMLNNKVNEDDFYRLVKSVEVVPYVYEEEYVKLIEEKRYFEAIRYFLPLAFVQFFKLRKNGQIYEHSKTLFCRAMYDEELGLLTDEFETNILE